One Perognathus longimembris pacificus isolate PPM17 chromosome 2, ASM2315922v1, whole genome shotgun sequence DNA segment encodes these proteins:
- the Depp1 gene encoding protein DEPP1, whose amino-acid sequence MRSRLLLSVAHLPTIRETSEEMVARGPGQELLASHSLDDYVRSICQLAQPTSVLDKITARGQPNRPHWPVLANDKRCPAVTQLDMTLCFSGQLHTVPSAGTADPLDWLFGESQEKEPNKGLPRGPSPHAGHWGTCRQMDRSKARGRPCEARALAHSLAKPSQDRHQSWTLEQPGWALTTSCSPHPSSILRSLYLHLPVIHEL is encoded by the coding sequence ATGAGGTCCCGGCTTCTGCTGTCTGTGGCTCATCTGCCCACAATTCGAGAGACTTCAGAGGAGATGGTAGCCAGAGGGCCTGGGCAGGAGCTCCTAGCCTCCCACAGCCTAGATGACTACGTGAGGTCCATCTGTCAGCTGGCACAGCCAACTTCTGTGCTAGACAAGATCACAGCCAGGGGCCAGCCCAACAGACCCCACTGGCCAGTGCTGGCCAATGATAAGAGATGCCCAGCTGTGACCCAATTGGACATGACTCTCTGCTTCAGTGGGCAGCTGCACACAGTGCCCTCTGCTGGCACTGCCGACCCTCTGGACTGGCTTTTTGGGGAATCTCAGGAAAAGGAGCCAAATAAAGGCTTGCCCAGGGGGCCTAGCCCCCATGCTGGTCACTGGGGTACatgcagacagatggacagaagcAAGGCCAGAGGGAGGCCCTGTGAAGCCAGAGCACTTGCACACTCTCTGGCAAAACCATCTCAGGACAGGCACCAGAGCTGGACTTTGGAGCAGCCTGGCTGGGCCCTAACTACCTCCTGTAGTCCCCACCCCAGCAGTATCCTTAGAAGTCTATACTTGCACCTCCCTGTGATTCATGAACTCTGA